One part of the Vanessa atalanta chromosome 4, ilVanAtal1.2, whole genome shotgun sequence genome encodes these proteins:
- the LOC125077897 gene encoding TBC domain-containing protein kinase-like protein yields MNEDESYKFAACTFFAKNHPGESCGSNGLPLTPSSITILGRSQRLLTIEHTNLCTYLDIIRGKHERIIVVAEVIGKSLAEYSSKFSYEEIINISLQVTNAMMFLHKQEITHRTLSDDNILLDSSGRVKLFNYGMYYMTNEGNEVPFPLGLPRYLSPETILNGGGPAADVWTFGIILLELCIGKLWKNIKPGPTLRRILTLVHANNPAERIAREHDCLEAYKEIPETVRNLIEKCLKIYPSDRATFEELNEDLSKINSKTLEDMKQPRGLMGCKLQYLYYWWQLTGGDIQAELKKNGLIKNSPPILSMPIAILLDGGTIGGKTGALFDRRIAKYSLDLLKNRLSHIPPQDFYPLMHERRKDYDAVALPKIIRERDTEYQFYRLLWFQRLLHGYPYTTQYIRTEAEIDIPPLVRGDVWAALLGVVGDIEDQYERIDKETPTPTDRQIDVDIPRCHQYCWLLCGSAGHRTLKRLLKAWLLTNPQYVYWQGLDSLTAPFLYLNFCNEARAFACLSAFVPKFLHKFFLKDNSAVIKEYLAKFWQMTAFHEPELATHLHDINFVPELFAIPWFLTMFSHVFPLHKIVHLWDALLVEGPSLPLFMGVGILRQLRDTLLDSGFNECILLFSDLPEIDIGECVKESIDMCRISPRSISYRRFTNEPEMKDPMDVVEVPLDVLLSETCSRISLADFFSLTCQDKCCVVDIRSNLLYEKSCIEGSINVPYSGVHLGQHELKSLGAHPNKVLTEAIRQKKIIVVASAEDETAQLFSDYLVKCGVSRVCVLHGGVSALHTHVPSLFSVPKKTAHK; encoded by the exons atgaatgAAGACGAGAGCTATAAATTTGCAGCATGTACATTCTTTGCCAAAAATCACCCGGGGGAGTCGTGTGGTAGCAATGGGTTACCCTTAACACCTAGTTCTATTACAATACTAGGTAGATCTCAGCGACTACTAACGATTGAACATACCAACTTGTGTACATATCTCGATATTATAAGAGGCAAACATG AAAGAATCATTGTAGTTGCGGAAGTGATTGGGAAGTCTTTAGCTGAATATTCATCTAAGTTTTCATATGAAGAGATAATAAACATATCACTGCAAGTAACAAATGCAATGATGTTCCTCCACAAGCAAGAAATAACCCACAGGACATTAtctgatgataatattttactggATAGTAGTGGTCGAGTGAAATTGTTTAACTATGGAATGTATTACATGACAAACGAAGGAAATGAAGTACCTTTCCCACTAGG attaccAAGATATCTCAGTCCTGAGACTATTTTGAATGGTGGTGGACCAGCAGCCGATGTCTGGACTTTTGGTATTATCCTTTTAGAACTATGCATAGGAAAATTATGGAAAAATATAAAGCCAGGTCCTACACTGAGAAGAATACTAACTCTGGTTCATGCCAATAATCCTGCGGAAAGGATAGCCCGGGAACATGACTGTCTTGAAGCCTATAAG gaaATACCAGAGACAGTAAGAAATTTGATAGAgaaatgtcttaaaatatatcCCAGTGATAGAGCAACATTTGAAGAATTAAATGAAGACCTGTCAAAAATTAATAGCAAAACATTAGAAGATATGAAGCAACCTCGTGGCCTTATGGGCTGTAAGTTACAGTACTTGTATTACTGGTGGCAGCTTACAGGGGGGGATATACAAGCTGAACTGAAAAAGAATGGACTCATAAAAAATAGTCCACCAATACTATCTATGCctat agcTATTCTTCTAGATGGTGGTACAATAGGAGGTAAGACAGGGGCTCTTTTTGATCGACGAATTGCCAAGTACAGTTTAGATTTACTCAAGAATCGCCTAAGTCACATTCCACCTCAGGACTTCTACCCATTGATGCACGAGAGGAGAAAGGACTATGATGCTGTTGCCTTACCTAAGATAATTAGAGAAAGAGACACTGAATACCAGTTTTATAGACTGCTCTGGTTTCAAAGGCTATTACAT GGGTATCCATATACAACTCAATATATAAGAACTGAAGCAGAAATAGATATCCCGCCTCTAGTGAGGGGGGACGTGTGGGCGGCTCTGCTGGGTGTGGTGGGGGATATTGAGGACCAATACGAGAGAATAGACAAGGAAACACCTAcaccaacagacagacag ATCGATGTAGATATACCTCGGTGTCATCAATACTGCTGGTTGCTTTGCGGTTCGGCTGGTCATAGGACATTGAAAAGGTTGCTTAAAGCTTGGCTGTTAACCAACCCACAATACGTATACTGGCAAGGATTAGATTCGTTGACAGCtccctttttatatttaaacttttgtaATGAAG CCCGAGCCTTTGCCTGTTTATCAGCTTTCGTACCAAAGTTTCTCCACAAATTCTTCTTGAAAGACAATAGCGCTGTGATCAAGGAGTACTTGGCAAAGTTCTGGCAAATGACAGCGTTCCACGAGCCAGAGTTGGCAACGCATTTACACGATATAAACTTCGTGCCGGAGCTCTTCGCTATACCCTGGTTCTTGACTATGTTTTCAC ACGTATTCCCATTACATAAAATCGTCCATTTATGGGACGCCCTTCTGGTGGAAGGACCTTCATTGCCTCTGTTTATGGGTGTTGGAATTCTGAGGCAGTTGAGAGACACGTTGCTGGATTCAGGGTTCAATGAATGCATTCTTTTGTTCTCCGATCTGCCTGAAATCGATATCGGAGAGTGTGTTAAG gaATCGATAGACATGTGTCGTATTTCACCGAGAAGCATAAGTTATAGAAGATTCACAAATGAACCAGAAATGAAGGATCCCATG gaTGTAGTCGAAGTTCCATTGGATGTGCTGTTGTCTGAAACATGCTCTCGTATAAGTCTCGCTGATTTCTTCTCATTGACATGCCAAGATAAATGTTGTGTGGTTGACATAAGGTCGAATTTGct ATACGAAAAGAGTTGTATAGAGGGTAGTATAAACGTGCCCTACAGCGGGGTCCACCTTGGACAGCACGAGCTCAAGTCTCTCGGAGCTCATCCGAACAAGGTGCTGACCGAAGCTATCCGACAGAAGAAGATTATCGTTGTTGCTTCAGCGGAGGACGAGACAGCTCAATTA TTCAGCGACTACCTCGTGAAGTGCGGAGTGTCGCGCGTGTGCGTGCTGCACGGCGGCGTGTCTGCGCTGCACACGCACGTGCCCTCCCTGTTCAGCGTGCCTAAGAAGACCGCTCATAAGTAA